The following nucleotide sequence is from Zonotrichia leucophrys gambelii isolate GWCS_2022_RI unplaced genomic scaffold, RI_Zleu_2.0 Scaffold_108_149671, whole genome shotgun sequence.
attaaagtccttgtgctgtgtctgtgctgctgagctgggctgggctcctggcacagaggcagctcctggtaaccaagaagagcttcaaaagcacatttctcttgatgagcagctcttctgccagcccagcagggctggggcactgcctgcagccaccccgggcacagcacagaggcacagagagcttcagtcagtcagggctgggagggtgcTGAGAAGTTCCTGGGGCAgaatccctgccagcccttggcacaggaacctctggctgcaggacaatgcagctgcagctcctggagccatctcctacagctggaacatcccaatgcctacagactctgtaagtacattctctgattttgtcttctgcagagcagccaggggtgcccagggctgtcctgcagagcagcgtcttgcagcccagggcgctgtgctggggcagggactctgctgcctgccagggacagctctcagccagccctggcagctgcttccCGTGCTGGGGGACAAggtctgggtgggaggagaaagCTAgtaaggcttggaagtgttctcaTGGTGTGGGGAGAatgctgcattgttcaggactgCTTCTCAGATGgcatttaactgcagaacatttccaagtagAGTatacagggagcacagcaaggcagcGACTGCATTAAAGGGAAAATCTTGAATTTGTTATTTAATGGTCTGGGTTGCCTGTATGGGAAATTGCACATAGATATTCATCTCTCAGTTCCGGTAGAAAAactaaaaacataaaatttctCACAGATTTGAATaaagcaggcagtgacagaaatcagcacaggGCCCTTTACAGGCAGCATCAGTGTCACTTTTCCAGCCTCATCAGGGTTGCTTTGACATTtccatcagagcctgcagagccagagctgcccctgggcagtgccagagctgggaggggtctgcagggcagagctgagcccccagggctgggctgggctctggcagcactgcagggcccagccctgggcacagggaagcagctgctggcagggacagctccaggcagcagagccctgggcaggcagaggggggAAACATACTCCGGGAtgtgctgggatatttaaaatcctctccaaacccaagtattcactgatttcttttcttacagATCCCATGTCAAAgcacagcaaatgtccaacagcagctccatcaggcacttcctcctgctggcactggcagacacgcggcagctgcagctcctgcacttctgcctcttgctgggcatctccctggctgccctcctgggcaacggcctcatcatcagcgccgtagcctgcggccaccacctgcacacgcccatgttcttcttcctgctcaacctggccctcgctgacctgggctccatctgcaccactgtccccaaagccatgcacaattccctctggaacaccaggaacatctcctactcTGGATGTGCTggacagctctttttttttgcctttttcatgtcagcagagctttccctcctgaccatcatgtgctatgaccgctatgtgtccatctgcaaacccctgcactacgggaccctcctgggcagcagagcttgtgcccacatggcagcagctgcttgggccagtggttttctcttttcactgctgcacacagccaatacattttccctgcccatgtgccatggcaatgttctgggccagttcttctgtgaaatcccacagatcaTCAAGCTCTCATGTGCTAAAACCTTTCTCAGAGAACTTGGGCTTCTTGCAGTGTGTGCCTGTTTAGGAATTGGCtgctttgtgttcattgttttctcctatgtgcagatcttcagggccgTGCTGAGGATtctctctgagcagggacggcacaaagccttttccacctgcctccctcacctggccgtgaTCTCTCTATTCATCAGCACCTCATTTTTTACCTACCTTAAGCCCCcttccatgtcctccccatccctggatctggccctgtcagttctgtactcagtggtacctccagccctgaaccccctcatctacagcctgaggaaccaggagctcaaggctgcaatgtggagactgatgactggatgctttcagaaacattaaactgctggccaatttctgcaaatcacttgtaataaaagtcatATTTGATACTTCTGCTTAGTTTCATTTTGGAGGTTccttgtctttttattttacttttttcaccTTGTCCACTAAAAAATATGattgtttgtgccatttctaattttgtttctctccaccttccttGTGGCAACAGCCTGTGTCAATGATGGGCTATGCTCTTGGTTGCTTTAAAGCAACTAAATgatctcccagcagagtttcctgcagagatgcccttctgttgccttctctagagctgcagcagcaatgtctgtatgcagagctgggggcagatcagtgctggcccagcagctgtgcccagcagcagcagcacttggtgttgccagtgctgctgccgtggccctgccccgctgccctggtggccctggtgttgctgcatggcctgagtgctctcagggctgggcacagccctgggggtggcagtgccggggctgcagcagggacaggccatgggcactgctggggcagcgctgacgcctcagcccaggccctgggggctccaggctccttaCCCACactctctcaagaacacacccaggccaatgctcgGCACAGAAAACCCCcgtgagcagcaccaggctggccgtgggcaggctgggggcaaacagcatggctggggctctgcaagggccctggggcagacgggaaggagcagcagagcaggggctgatccatccccagtgcgctgcacagcccagggcagcgtcccagagggtcctcatggagctgccaacaacatcccccctctgcagccctggcctctcccccagctcacacaggtgccccatccttgcaggcacagacacggcagcactggctcagcagcccctgtttgcattgcacacagcaggcaagagcacccccatgctgtttgtgtggggacatgaacctgagggagcataaatgccatcagcccctggggccagcaagggctgggggacaccagggaaaccactcagctttgtcctggcctctgcagtcagccagaaagtttgttcccatcagctgggagtatcctgtcccactgcagatgctgttgctgagagccagggctgcctggcagccacccccaaactgccctgagcatttccttggcttcccctttgctttctttcctcttcctgatACAAATGTCTTCCTATAGCCCAcccctgttccctcccctgcaaacagTCCCTGTttgcctttcctctctggccccactccccactGCAGTTCCTGACCTGGCcccatgggaacgtcccttgggcagcaggatcatcctacaaatgctgcaggaattgtctgcaggctcctgcagtgcctcatgctgctcccttgccagaggcaccccaggccaggggggcacatctgggctgctgtgtctggctctggggctccctgttctgggcagtgaggaggagctgcagaggctctgcaggactgacaggatgggctttggggctggcaggagaagctgagggacctgggct
It contains:
- the LOC135460849 gene encoding olfactory receptor 14I1-like produces the protein MSNSSSIRHFLLLALADTRQLQLLHFCLLLGISLAALLGNGLIISAVACGHHLHTPMFFFLLNLALADLGSICTTVPKAMHNSLWNTRNISYSGCAGQLFFFAFFMSAELSLLTIMCYDRYVSICKPLHYGTLLGSRACAHMAAAAWASGFLFSLLHTANTFSLPMCHGNVLGQFFCEIPQIIKLSCAKTFLRELGLLAVCACLGIGCFVFIVFSYVQIFRAVLRILSEQGRHKAFSTCLPHLAVISLFISTSFFTYLKPPSMSSPSLDLALSVLYSVVPPALNPLIYSLRNQELKAAMWRLMTGCFQKH